One genomic segment of Fundulus heteroclitus isolate FHET01 chromosome 10, MU-UCD_Fhet_4.1, whole genome shotgun sequence includes these proteins:
- the LOC118556189 gene encoding ribosome biogenesis protein BMS1 homolog, with protein sequence MFNTVLEVAKFEGAAVRSVSGIRGQIKKALSSPTGAFRATFEDRLLMSDIVFLRSWYPVSVPQLYNPVTSLLLPAGQKDSWAGMRTLGQLKRDLGIHNQPNPDSLYKPIVRAKRHFNPLHIPKELQKALPFKSKPKQQQPKGKTPRDLQRPSVIREPHERKVAALLQALSTVHNYKRKKAHSVQHAQTQRVPSAKGEG encoded by the exons ATGTTCAACACGGTACTGGAGGTAGCTAAGTTTGAAGGGGCGGCTGTACGATCAGTGTCAGGAATCAGGGGTCAGATCAAGAAGGCTCTGTCTTCACCAACGGGAGCTTTCAGAGCCACATTTGAGGACCGGTTGCTCATGAGTG ACATTGTATTTCTGCGCTCCTGGTATCCAGTGTCTGTTCCTCAGCTCTACAACCCCGTCACCTCTCTGCTGCTACCGGCGGGTCAGAAGGACAGCTGGGCAGGCATGAGAACCCTCGGGCAGCTCAAACGCGACCTGGGGATCCACAACCAACCGAACCCCGACTCTCTGTACAAG CCGATAGTGCGAGCGAAAAGGCACTTCAATCCACTTCATATTCCCAAGGAGCTTCAGAAGGCCCTCCCATTCAAGAGCAAacccaagcagcagcagccaaaaGGAAAGACCCCCAGAGACCTGCAGAGGCCCAGCGTAATCCGAGAGCCCCACGAGAGAAAG GTGGCAGCACTACTTCAAGCTCTCAGCACAGTCCACAATTACAAGAGGAAGAAGGCTCATTCAGTGCAGCATGCCCAAACACAAAGAGTTCCTTCAGCAAAAGGAGAAGGATGA